CCTTGCGTTTGCATCTCTACACCGTTCCCGGAGAAATGGGCTACAGCCAAGCGCGTTCGCTGACATCGAAAGGTGTAGACGGTGTGGTATTCGTAGTGGATTCTCAGCTGGACCGGATGGAAGCTAATATTCAGGCTTTGCAGTCACTTCGCGAGATTTTGGCAAAGGAAGGCCACGACCTTTCCACGGTTCCTCTTGTGTTTCAGTACAACAAACGCGATGTGCAAAATGCTCTTCCGGTGGAAGAAATGCGTGCGGTTTTAAGCCAAAGCCTTCAGGGCGAAGGCGTAGAGACGGTAGCCACTGAAGATGTTGGCACCTTTCAAGTGCTTGAAAAAATTGCAGGAAAAGTGCTTCGGAGTTTAAAAGAAAAACGCGATTAGTTTTTTCGCCTCCCCTCTAAGCAAGTGTTTACGCGCCTTTCACGGGCGCATTTTTTTTACGTTCATTCATTTTTTTGACACTCTTTCTTTTTTTGTTCTGTCAAAACGAGAGAAACAGCCTCCATTTTACCGTTCATTTTTTGCAATGCCTTGAAACTCCACCTCTTTTTTTGCATCATTCTCTTGGCACGTGCCTTGCCCTTATTAGCCTCTCGTAAGAAGCAAAGGGTTGGGGGAAAAACGCTAACACTGGGAACTATGGAGGTCCTATGCGAAGCAATTTTTTCCGCCAGAAAGAAGTACTTGCTGTCATCATCGTTTTACTGCTCATGGTTTTTACTCAGCCAGTGCAGGCTGCGCACAGTTTATGTCCCGATGTTATCCCCAGTAGCAATCAGCATGCAAAAGAGATTATGAGCAGTTTGGAAGCAGGTCTTCTTGAGCCTGAAATGGATTCCGACGACTGCGCTTTTGTAGATGCCGAGCGAGAACTCACTCTTGGTGAAGCAATTAAAGCTATGTGTCGAGCTTCAAGTATGACGATGGAAGTTCTTCCCGACGCATCTTGCCAGCCGCCGGCTGATGAGGCTAGCCTTGCAGGTTTTGATTGGGAATTTGCAACGTGTGTCAACAATCTCTACAAAAACGGTATTTTGAAAACCTATACTGATCAAGTGTATCCAAGTTCTTGTCCTGATGCTTCCCAGCCCGCGAGGATGGACAGCATGATTTCAATGTTGGCCAGAACTGTGCTGAGTAAGCCAGGCGTTGCCGATGGGTTTTCGATGTACAAAGTGCTTTCACGTGACGATCTTTACGACGGCCCAGCTTTGGGAGCAAACACAAGTTGGGGATTGCCTTCGCCTTACGTTCGTTATCTCCATACCATCACCTGCGGAAGAGAGCTTGGCTTCGATGCCAGTTCGGATTTTTCCGATAGAACGTTTTCCAGAAGTCATGTGAGTTTTGAAGATGCGGCAAATTTGCTTCAGCATCTTCACACTTCTGAAGACTGCGCCAAAGAGATTGAAGTGAAGCTGGAATCTACTTCGCTGCGTGCAACGAGAATCAGCTTCATTATGGGCTTGTTAAAAAAATATCATGTCGTTCCAGATGCACAGATTGAAAGTGAAGCTGAAAATAATGCAGGCCAAAATTTCCCTTCAAACGGAAACATCGATTTGACGCCACCTTCAGAGGAACTTGCTCCTGAAGTAGTGGCTCCAAGTAATGGGAATGGTATTGTTGTGCCAGCTCCTGCAGTGGAGCCTGGAGAAGTTGTTGCTCCCAGCAATGGCGCTGGAATTGTGGTGCCTGCTCCAGCAGAAGAACCAGTGGAAATTGTTGCCCCTTCAAATGGCAATATCGATTTAAGCAATGTGGGAAGCGGATCAGCTGTCAGCTCACCTTCGGTTGACTATACTCCGTCACATATTGTTTATGGTGGTCCATTAGAATCAAATGGAACAAATGGAAGTATAGAGAACAGTGTTGATGTATCAGGAATAAATTCTACTCCTTTGTACACCATTACAAATGGTTCAGTTGCGAACACAGAAAGCAATGGAACGTACACTCACGAAGATGCCTTTGGATCTGTTGGTGGAGGAAATGTGGTGAATGGAAATCTGCAAGCTGCAGATTCTGATGATCGCACCGTTTCGGTTTCACAAGTTGAGCTTAGTCCAGAAGCTGAAAATACGTTGACGCATCTTTCTGATAGCTCGGCATTAGGAAATGCAATTGGGGCAAATACAAACTTGCAAACCAGTTTGCAGCCAAGCGTGGGAAATCTAGGCTCAACAAGTCTTCCAGGCCTTAGCTCATCTGGAAGTGTTACACTTCCGTCAAGTGGAAGTGAAGAACCAAGTCTGCAGCTTCAACGTAATGCTGAAAACGCAGGCGAAGTTGGGGAAGTTCCATCAATCGGTGTTCCTCTTAATATTGAAATAGCTGGATCTCCTGTCTTAAGCCCTGAAGAACTTGCAGAGCAAGAACGTCAAGCTGCTCTTAATGCTTTTCACGAAGTTGATGCAGCTGCAGAAGCAAATGCAAGAGAACAACGTGATCAAGAGCTTGATGATGCCACGCACAGTTTTCTCGAAACTGACAGAGCACTCTCTGCCGAAGAAGAAAAAGCACAAGAAGAGGAAGAGGCAGCGCGAAGAGCCTTTCAGCTTGTAGCTGAAGCTGCAGCGCAAGATGAAAAGGCTGGAATAGAAGCAGAGGCTGCGGCAGTTCGTAATTTGTTCAGAACAGTTGATGCCGAAAAGGAAAACACTGAAGAAGAAAGCAGTGATGAAGAGACAGATGATACACCAAGTGAAAGAGAAATTCTCAACTTGCTAAAATAAGGATCTTGTTTCCCTCAAAGAAGGAAGGCCGCGCTCAATGGTGAGTAGCGGCCTTCCTGTTTTTTTGTTTTTGAATTGTATTTACTGTGGAACTGTTTTCCAGTCTTGCAAAAATTTTTCAAGTCCACTGGTAGTAAGGGGATGATTCATCAGTTGTTTGATCACTGAAAAGGGAATCGTGGCAACGTCAGCTCCCATAAGGGCTGCCTCGTGAACGTGAATGGGGCTTCTCACACTCGCCACTAACACTTCAGTTTCAAAATCATAATTGTTATAAATCTGAACAATGTCAGCAATAAGATCCATGCCTGGCGTGGTGATGTCGTCAAGTCTTCCCACGAAAGGGCTTACATAACTTGCTCCAGCTTTTGCAATGAGAAGGGCTTGGTTTGGTGAAAAGCAAAGCGTGACATTGGTTTTTATGCCTTTGTCAGAGAAAAACTTACAGGCTTTTAATCCTTCAACGGTGGAAGGAATTTTAATCACTGCGTTTGGTCCCACATCGGCAAGTTTTAAGCCTTCTTCAATCATGCCTTTTGCATCGAGTGCGGTAACTTCAAGGCTGATAGGCTTTTCCGGGAGTTCTGAAAAAATTTCTTTGATGACTGTTTTAAAATCTTTTCCGGTTTTTGCGACCAATGAAGGATTGGTGGTGACACCGTCAAGCAGTCCCATTTCATTTGCTTCTTTAATTTCGTTGATGTCTGCACTATCAATAAAAAACTTCATGTTTTTTCCTTTCACATGCTGCTGGTTTAATTACTTCCGCAGCGAGGGTTGCAATAATATTTTCCGTTTTGTTCTTTTGTGTCATTTTTTAAAAGATACACTTCACATTTTGCGCACTGCACCATTTCTCGTGGAGAGGAAACAGTCTTTTGTTCAGCTTTTGCCGTTGGCTTTGTTTTTTTATCTCCCAGCGAAAGCAAGCCTTTAATAAAACGATACAGCAAATAGAAGAGAAGTAATTTTAACAGAAATGACATGTGTGTTCACTCCAGCAAACTAAGTTTTCATGTGGATTGGCCGCACTATAATCATTTAGCAGATGTTGGCAAGTTTTTCCGAAGACCGGGTGACGCGCATCTGGAGCTAGTTTGCACAGTGGTTCCAATACAAAAAGTCTCTTGTGCATTTCGGGATGAGGTATTTCAAGTTCATCTGTTTTGAAAATAAGATCATCAAAAAGAATGATGTCGAGATCGATAATACGTGAAGCCCACTTTTTTTGTTTTTCTAAGCGTCCCATTTCTTTTTCAATTTCACGTAATTCCCGAAGAAGTTCTGTTGGCCCAAGTCTTGTTTGTACGGAAAGCACACCATTGCAATAATCTGCTTGGGCAATTTCATCCAACGTGAGGGCTTTTGATTTGTACCAAGGTGACGATGAAATGAGGCTTATATTTTTATGAGCTGCAATTTTCTCTGAGGCTGTGATGCAGTTTTGGTAAGGGTTTCCCAGGTTTGATCCCAGAGCAATATAAGCAGTATGTAACTTCATTATGTTGTGGGCTCTGTCTTTTCAAGAATGCGGTCAAGAGCTTCTTTCCAGTGATAAGCTTGCACATGAGAAAACTGCTTTGCCTCTGGATCATTAGAAATGAGGTAATGTTTTGCTTTTTTAACGTCAGCTCCCAGTGTTATCAAGCTTTTGGCGTGTCTTTCATCAACTCTTTGTGCGGATTTGATTTCTATGAGTGCAGGTGGGAAATTTCCTCGCTCAATAATGAGATCTATCTCAAGCTCATCATTGATTCTCAAGTATGAAAGCTTAAATTGCTTCTCTTGGTAAGTTAACCGTCGATGAAATTCATTTATAATAAAGGTTTCAAATAATTGTCCGTATTCAAAGCTTTGAGGAGAGAGGTCATAGTCAACTTGACCAGCTAACGCCCGTACAACACCAGGGTCGAAGAAATAAAATTTAGGAGCTTTTTTCTGCTGTTTGCGAAGAGAAGTATGATAGGCCAAAAGCCGAAATCCAAGAAGCGTGTCTTCTAAAATATCGTAGTATCCACTTACAGTTTTGGGGTCAGAGTGAATATCTTTGGCAATGTTTGAGTAGTTAATAACCTCAGCATTCATTTGTGCAGCAACATCCAGGAATCGACGAAATGGAGGAAGTTTTCGAATAATCTGCTCTGTAATAATTTCTTCTTTCAAGTATGTTTCTGTGTAGGCTTTTAAAAATCTGGCTTTGTCAGGTTCATTTTCGAAGCTGAAAATCTCTGGTAGGGAACCAAACTTTAAGACGTCATAAAGAGAAAAACTTTTTTGCAGTTCAGAGACGGTTAAGGGAAACAAGTGATAAACAAAAGCTCGGCCGGCCAAGAGATTTGCAGCTCCTCGTTTGAGTTTCCTGGCACTTGATCCTGTAAGGGCAAATTTGAATTGTTTTTTTTGAATGAGTTTATGAACAAGATCTAAGAGTGCTGGAACTTTTTGCACTTCATCGATAATGACCCATGGCTTTTTCCCTTTATAAGGATCAAGGCGATGGAGAAGATTGTTGGGGTAGCTCATGAGTTCTTGGGCAAGTTCAAAGTTGAGGAGGTCTAAGACCACCACTTCATCAGGAGAAAAAAGCTGCTCTAGGAGGGTAGATTTTCCGGTTCCACGTGCTCCAAAGAGAAAAAAAGACTGTGATTTTGAGGGGTTAAAGAGTCTAGAGAACATAAACCAAATTTTACCATTATTTTTGGGTCATGGTCAAAGCATTTTTTTTGGCAGCTACTTCAAGCCCAACACATCAAACATGCTGTATTTTCCTGGAGCTTTTCCCACAATCCATTTTGCAGCTGTGAGAGAACCTGCTGCGAAAATATCGCGAGTTTTTGCGTGATGAGAAATGGTAAGGCTTTCCTGTTCGTTGCTAAAAGTAACGCCGTGGTCACCAATCACTTCACCTTCGCGAAGAGCTCTGCAGCTAACGGGTTTGTCTTGAGCAACATTTGCCTCTGGGCCTTCCACATAACTTACTTGATCTGGCTTAAAGCCAGAGCCTTTCAGCGCATGCTCTAAAACACGGACGGCCGTTCCGCTTGGGCTGTCTTTTTTGTGGATGTGGTGAGTTTCTTCAAGGTCAATGCGCATGTTCATGCCAAAAGCTTTTGCTGCTTTTTCAACAATATTAAAAAGAACATTCACTCCTATACTCATATTGGGAGCGTGAATGATGGCCACTTTTTTACTGGCTGCAGTAATGAGTGCCGTTTCATTTTCACTAAGACCTGTTGTGCCAATAACAATGGGAACACCGTGCTCTGCCGCAATTTGCGCGTTATGAACACTTGATTCTCGAGAAGAAAAATCGATGATGGCATCAGCGCCGGTAATCACATCTTCAAGTTTATCGCCTTGATCAACTCCAGCTTTTAAGGTGAGTAATGGGTCTGCTTGAATAAGGGCACAAATGCGTTGGCCCATTCTTCCTTTGCTGCCAATGACGATGATGTTTGTGCTCATAAAACCTCTTTCAAAAGAGAAGATGTCTCTTAGTGAAGCAAATGATATTTTTCCATTACGGCAATGAGTTCTTTTTTAAGAGCTGGGCTCATGGTGGTGATGGGAAGGCGAAATTCTTCATTACATTTTCCAAGTTGCGCCAACGCTGTTTTTACAGGAATAGGATTTGATTCGATAAAAAGAGCTTTGTTGATGAGCGAAAGATTTTGATCAAGCTCTTCGGCTTTTTTTACATCGCCAGCAGCAAAAGTATCCCATACTTCTGAAACCCTTGCAGGAAGCAGGTTTGCGGTTACCGATATGCAACCTTTTCCTCCATCTTTGTAGATTTCCAGGTTCATGGGATCGTCGCCAGAAAAAACGCTAAAGTTTTCAGGAGTGCTCTCAATAATGTGTTTGATTTGTTTGATGTCGCCGCAGGCTTCTTTGGTGGCCATAATGTTTGCAAGTGAAGAAAGACTGATTGTTGTTTCGGCTGACATGTTTACGCCAGTTCTTCCAGGAACGTTATACAAAATAAGAGGAAGTTCTACTTTTTCAGCGATAGCTTTATAATGTTGAAATAACCCTTCTTGCGTTGGCTTGTTGTAGTAAGGGCAAACCGAGAGATGTGCATCGGCACCAGCGTCTTTTGCATGCTGTGCAAGTTCAATTGCGTGAAGGGTGTTGTTTGAACCGGTTCCCGCAATAACGGGAATTTTGCCTTTGCAGACATCGACCGCAAGACGAATGATGCGATCGCGTTCTGAATGAGAAATAGTGGCAGCTTCTCCCGTTGTGCCAAGAACAACCATGGCATCGGTGCCTTGTTCAATATGCCAGTTGATAAGTGATTCCAATTTTTTTTCGTCGATAGCTCCATTGTGAAAAGGAGTTACAACGGCAACCATAGATCCTTGAAGTATCATAGAGTTCTCCAAAAAATTATACGAGGGCTTCGCCTTTACAGATAATTTCTGCAGGCCCCTTAAGATAGATGTGATTATTTTTGGTGCTCCATTCAACTTCTAGTTTTCCACCAGACATTTGAATTCTAATTTTTCGATCGGTGAATCCATTAAGAACACCTGCCACGCAAACAGCGCTGGCAGCAGATCCGCAGCCAAGCGTTTCGCCCGTTCCGCGTTCCCATATGCGAACTTCAGCATCGTTTTTGCTGAGGATATTTACAAAGCTTACGTTTACTTTTTTTGGAAACACATTGTGGTTTTCAATCATGGGACCAAAGCGTTCTATGTTGAAATCGGCAAGATGGTCTTGAAAAATAACACAGTGTGGATTTCCAACCGAAAGACAGGTGACGCGAAAATCTTTTGCTTCCATTTTGAGAGGGCGATTTACCACGCGGCCAGAAAGATTTACGGGAATGTCTTTTCCCTTCATGATGGGTTCACCCATATCAACTTCAATGGTTTTGCTGCTGACTTTTGTTTCTCTTGGGCCAACTGCTGTTTCAAAAACAATGTCTTTCTTCGCGGTATATT
This portion of the Deltaproteobacteria bacterium CG11_big_fil_rev_8_21_14_0_20_42_23 genome encodes:
- a CDS encoding gliding-motility protein MglA; amino-acid sequence: MSFINEKTKEVNCKVVYYGSPRCGKSTSLKSICKQVKKNSKGDLISLNQDDDRTLFFDFVPLTLGKYKNYSLRLHLYTVPGEMGYSQARSLTSKGVDGVVFVVDSQLDRMEANIQALQSLREILAKEGHDLSTVPLVFQYNKRDVQNALPVEEMRAVLSQSLQGEGVETVATEDVGTFQVLEKIAGKVLRSLKEKRD
- the fsa gene encoding fructose-6-phosphate aldolase, encoding MKFFIDSADINEIKEANEMGLLDGVTTNPSLVAKTGKDFKTVIKEIFSELPEKPISLEVTALDAKGMIEEGLKLADVGPNAVIKIPSTVEGLKACKFFSDKGIKTNVTLCFSPNQALLIAKAGASYVSPFVGRLDDITTPGMDLIADIVQIYNNYDFETEVLVASVRSPIHVHEAALMGADVATIPFSVIKQLMNHPLTTSGLEKFLQDWKTVPQ
- the folK gene encoding 2-amino-4-hydroxy-6-hydroxymethyldihydropteridine diphosphokinase, whose translation is MKLHTAYIALGSNLGNPYQNCITASEKIAAHKNISLISSSPWYKSKALTLDEIAQADYCNGVLSVQTRLGPTELLRELREIEKEMGRLEKQKKWASRIIDLDIILFDDLIFKTDELEIPHPEMHKRLFVLEPLCKLAPDARHPVFGKTCQHLLNDYSAANPHENLVCWSEHTCHFC
- a CDS encoding ATPase, translating into MFSRLFNPSKSQSFFLFGARGTGKSTLLEQLFSPDEVVVLDLLNFELAQELMSYPNNLLHRLDPYKGKKPWVIIDEVQKVPALLDLVHKLIQKKQFKFALTGSSARKLKRGAANLLAGRAFVYHLFPLTVSELQKSFSLYDVLKFGSLPEIFSFENEPDKARFLKAYTETYLKEEIITEQIIRKLPPFRRFLDVAAQMNAEVINYSNIAKDIHSDPKTVSGYYDILEDTLLGFRLLAYHTSLRKQQKKAPKFYFFDPGVVRALAGQVDYDLSPQSFEYGQLFETFIINEFHRRLTYQEKQFKLSYLRINDELEIDLIIERGNFPPALIEIKSAQRVDERHAKSLITLGADVKKAKHYLISNDPEAKQFSHVQAYHWKEALDRILEKTEPTT
- the dapB gene encoding 4-hydroxy-tetrahydrodipicolinate reductase — protein: MSTNIIVIGSKGRMGQRICALIQADPLLTLKAGVDQGDKLEDVITGADAIIDFSSRESSVHNAQIAAEHGVPIVIGTTGLSENETALITAASKKVAIIHAPNMSIGVNVLFNIVEKAAKAFGMNMRIDLEETHHIHKKDSPSGTAVRVLEHALKGSGFKPDQVSYVEGPEANVAQDKPVSCRALREGEVIGDHGVTFSNEQESLTISHHAKTRDIFAAGSLTAAKWIVGKAPGKYSMFDVLGLK
- a CDS encoding 4-hydroxy-tetrahydrodipicolinate synthase, with amino-acid sequence MLQGSMVAVVTPFHNGAIDEKKLESLINWHIEQGTDAMVVLGTTGEAATISHSERDRIIRLAVDVCKGKIPVIAGTGSNNTLHAIELAQHAKDAGADAHLSVCPYYNKPTQEGLFQHYKAIAEKVELPLILYNVPGRTGVNMSAETTISLSSLANIMATKEACGDIKQIKHIIESTPENFSVFSGDDPMNLEIYKDGGKGCISVTANLLPARVSEVWDTFAAGDVKKAEELDQNLSLINKALFIESNPIPVKTALAQLGKCNEEFRLPITTMSPALKKELIAVMEKYHLLH
- a CDS encoding diaminopimelate epimerase, producing the protein MGTTKKTSAKKLAAKKTVKAKKVPFTKMHGIGNDVLIIDCTKSTAHATNPSHLAKKLCNRHTGIGADQMILLSKSRKYDYAMRTFNADGTEAEMCGNGLRCLAKYVREMKYTAKKDIVFETAVGPRETKVSSKTIEVDMGEPIMKGKDIPVNLSGRVVNRPLKMEAKDFRVTCLSVGNPHCVIFQDHLADFNIERFGPMIENHNVFPKKVNVSFVNILSKNDAEVRIWERGTGETLGCGSAASAVCVAGVLNGFTDRKIRIQMSGGKLEVEWSTKNNHIYLKGPAEIICKGEALV